One genomic window of Quercus robur chromosome 6, dhQueRobu3.1, whole genome shotgun sequence includes the following:
- the LOC126688403 gene encoding UDP-glucuronate 4-epimerase 6 — translation MASPPDTSKTIKLERYNSYLRRVNSTKLLNASSKLLFRATLLIALALIFYFTLNYPPLSDNPNHHIHQHNFLSSAFYGHRTNGGAAWEKQVRHSSTPRRSNGMSVLVTGSAGFIGSHCSLALKKRGDGVLGLDNFNDYYDPSLKRARQALLLKHQIFIVEGDLNDASLLTKLFDVVPFTHVLHLAAQAGVRYAMKNPQSYVRSNIAGFINLLEVAKSVDPQPAIVWASSSSVYGLNTENPFSELHRTDQPASLYAATKKAGEAIAHTYNHIYGLSLTGLRFFTVYGPWGRPDMAYFFFTKDILHGKTIDVYRTQDEKEVARDFTYIDDVVKGCIGALDTAEKSTGSGGKKRGPAQLRIYNLGNTSPVPVGKLVSILEGLLNTKAKKHVIKMPRNGDVPFTHANVSLAFTDFGYKPTTDLATGLRKFVKWYVSYYGIQSRVKKENSIIPGESA, via the coding sequence ATGGCTTCTCCACCAGACACAAGCAAAACCATAAAGCTAGAGCGGTACAACAGCTACCTCCGAAGAGTTAACAGCACAAAGCTCCTAAACGCTTCCTCCAAGTTGCTTTTCCGAGCTACTCTTCTCATCGCTCTTGCTCTCATCTTCTACTTCACCCTCAACTACCCTCCACTCTCCGATAATCCCAACCACCATATCCACCAGCACAACTTCCTCTCCTCCGCCTTCTACGGCCACCGAACTAACGGAGGCGCCGCTTGGGAGAAACAAGTCCGCCACTCTTCCACTCCACGCCGCTCCAATGGCATGTCGGTCCTTGTCACTGGCTCCGCTGGCTTCATCGGCTCTCACTGCTCCCTCGCTCTCAAGAAACGTGGCGACGGTGTTCTCGGCCTCGACAACTTCAACGACTACTACGACCCGTCGTTGAAGCGTGCCAGACAAGCCCTCTTGCTCAAACACCAAATCTTCATCGTTGAAGGAGATCTGAACGATGCGTCGTTGCTTACAAAACTATTCGACGTGGTTCCATTCACTCACGTTCTTCATTTAGCTGCACAAGCTGGGGTTCGCTACGCCATGAAGAACCCACAGTCCTACGTGAGGTCCAACATTGCTGGATTCATCAATCTCTTGGAAGTGGCTAAGTCTGTGGATCCTCAACCTGCAATCGTTTGGGCTTCGTCTAGCTCTGTCTATGGCCTCAACACCGAAAACCCATTCTCAGAATTACACCGGACCGACCAACCTGCAAGCCTCTACGCTGCGACCAAAAAAGCAGGCGAAGCAATAGCTCACACATACAACCACATCTACGGACTCTCCCTCACAGGCCTAAGGTTTTTCACAGTGTACGGACCTTGGGGGAGACCAGACATGGCTTACTTCTTCTTCACAAAGGATATCCTACATGGGAAGACCATTGACGTGTACCGAACTCAGGACGAGAAGGAGGTGGCGCGTGACTTCACTTACATAGACGACGTGGTAAAAGGGTGTATAGGAGCGCTGGACACGGCGGAGAAGAGCACCGGGAGTGGAGGCAAGAAGAGAGGCCCAGCTCAGCTGAGAATCTACAATCTGGGGAACACTTCACCAGTGCCAGTTGGGAAGTTAGTGTCAATATTGGAAGGTTTGTTAAACACAAAAGCCAAGAAGCATGTGATCAAGATGCCTAGAAATGGGGACGTGCCTTTCACTCACGCAAATGTCAGCTTGGCATTCACAGATTTTGGGTACAAACCCACCACGGACTTAGCCACTGGGTTGAGGAAGTTCGTCAAGTGGTATGTCAGTTATTATGGGATTCAATCAAGGGTGAAAAAGGAAAATAGCATCATTCCCGGAGAATCCGCTTGA